The genomic region atttgcaCTTCACcaatatttgtataatttttataattttccgctttatttttccccattctcttttacatattttccCTTTTTTCATACACAAGTAAGGAGACGCTCAAACAAATCCGAACTATGACCGATTGAGAGCGGAAACGAAAAAATCGTATTTCACAACCCTACTACTTTAAATGAATGTTAAATTTAAGCTTAttggaaataattttcttaaaaaattaatacaaaataaatattaggcgtaaataataaacattttttgactttcaaattttttgccgaacgtcataattatgtaaataaacgaaaaaaggaGCTGAAAGAAAATGCGCTCTTGGCCTTTGGCCAAATAAATACTAATCACCGTTAATGGGAGCGGGTGAGTCGCCTATAGCGCATTAAAACTAACAAATATCTTATGGCAAAATTCTATATTCTAAATTTCAAACATACAACAAATCTGAGTTACTTTGAGATTCTCTTTAAAGCGTTTGCCTGGCTTTTTTGATTTGCTATAtgtaaatttaagcaaaaaatgctATACAGAACACTGGCAACCATGTACATATTGCACATTTTAAATTGCGCTTCGCCACACTACAATAACACGCTCCTTTAGTTTTTTCTGTTCCATATTATCTATTCTCTTGCTGTTTTCGCTCGTTTCTATTttctctttcactttattgccCACTTCGTTTTTCCGACTTTATCACTGCGATTTTACCGATCTTTTATCCAGTTACACCACCAGCTTTCCGTCTATTTACTTAGATTTAGATAAGTTTTTCTTAACATTTAGAAAAACTTGGCCATAGAAcgtaaattttacacaaaaccaATTCGATTTCCCATCAACCGCTTCAACTTCAACTATCTCTCTACAAATACTGTTGAGTAAATATCTGCGAATCTTTTACTCGATAACGTTGCCATATCGGCTTAATACTtcgttatttaatttcaattttttaacctttgctatattaattataattataataagtaAAAGATTACTCTAAATTAGATcccggtttttattttttataccagCAGCATCTAAGGACAAGCAACTCCACGACAATGGAGTCAAcactgaattaaaaaataaaatactgaaaactaaaataaaaaatcttttttcgtttccgttttacaagCTTTCAaagaaatacccaaaaaaatccatttcaaatgaggtgaGGGccttaaagtacgttcacatatgcagtgattagcaataaatccagaCAAATTAATCTACCTCTcaagaaattatttacaatcagctgtcaacactgttttgaaaagttttgctTCACAGAAATTGGTATGGTGGaacattttagtgtttttgatttaattaacaaaagaagaaaaggcAAAGAGAAATAGTAATTAATTTAGGTGCGCAATTTGCTGCTAGTAATAGACAGTTGGAAGAAATTcataaacgacgtttactgacgTTGGAAATAATTATGGAATAATATGCGCTTACGAAAtttgaaattacattttataataagcaataactGCAGTATGAATGCACAACTAATAATATCTGACAGAAatgttattagaattatgtctacaaacctctTTGCTTTGCCtccatacattttatttaatttacattgACCTTTCTCCTCACATTCGTAAATAtaatcgataacacagaaaacacagagtTGCGCGGAGAAAAGCATCTTTATAATCTGAGATAAAAtccggttcacttgattagaggcaataatttCTATGGAAGGAAgtggttattaaagcaaccgtattTGATCTAGGAACAAAAGGGTTcctgataattcaagtgaaaaCTGTACTTTGCTCAGCAGCTGTAATAATGTGCTTGAattattggttcacttgaatagaggcactCAGTTTGCTTACATTATTTGCCCATTAACGCCGTGAAAAGAGATCGTGTTTAAGCATTCATTGAGTTTGGTCGAAAACTtcttaattgtaataaaatgggAAAGCAGAAAGGTTTAACAGATGGCGAAAAAAGACTAACCGATATCTTGACCTCAGAGGTACTTTCAAATCtccatattttgcaaaaatattggtCGAAGTTCAAACGTTCTGGCTCTTTATGTGAAACAAGAGGCCTCCTATAGTAATAACTACAAAGGTTGAACTGCGATGGCTTTGAAACCGAAGGAAACCAACAAAATTCTTGGGATTGCATCAAATTTAGCACTTCCAACagcaaaaatcaaagaaatgacaactattaaaaaattcctatatttcttattattttttctcatttggtTAATGCCcctattcaagtgaaccaataaatcgAGCACAGTATTACAGTTGCTTAAGCTTTACTGCTGTGAAATACCTTtaaatggaataatattttaatgcatGCTTTTTTCGAGCAAAGTACTGTCTTCACTGGATTTATCAGAAAACCTTGAATTACTAGATCAAATACGGTTGCttaaataacaattttcttccataaaaatgaTTGCCCTAATCAAATGAACCGGATTGTATTATCTCGAatttcgggagagaaatttCGTATACAGAACCTCGCTCTTTAATAACGGATTGAGAgttaaacttagaaaaatagaTAATCTAATATTCCTcatcatttcttttttaatggtGTTGAAATTTCAGTTGGCCCCATATAAATTTAGGTCATTCCGGTTTCGGTTGCATTTTGGCTCTAATGACGAATTTTCAGTTGTAATTCTACCTGAAACAGGTACTCATGAAAACTATTTTGGAAACACCACACATTGCAAAAGAAGCTCAGCCCAAAATATTAGCCTCATGTAAAcaacaaatgtaaaaatttatacgATTTTGACAGTACACAATTCTGATGTATAGTTTTAGAGCCCttgatacaatttattttaaaattgtcaCATTACAATAAAACAAGTACAATTTCATATGGTCAACTAAGGACCATGCTgagaaaaatacataaaaaatttaaaattttaagtagtCATACCAGTTATTTCTTGTTAAGAAATTATAGGATATTTAGAAATGCACCTCTGAGTTCTTCGGCGAATTTAATATGTAGTCAACGTCAACTCGTAGAAGTAATTACCCCAAGCGTCATTTGGTTGCGAAAAATGTGGAGTTAGTATATTTagcagatattaaattttttgaaacatttattaTAATTGTTCAAATTTATAATATCGATCACAAAATTATGTGGAGTGTAGTTCCTTAAACTAAAACATAACAAGTGATTGAAACGGAGGAGAATATTCCTCAAGGTGTGCACATAAACGGGTACAGAATATTGTGTGAGCGTTCAAACCGCAAAGGCCGATAAAGTTGCTGCCaagaaaattttcatagaaCCTAATATAGTGCTGATTTCGACTTGAATAgtcgaaatatatatttttttctttccggGTTAAGTAGAAACCgctaaaattgtggaaaaacagGAGAAAACTCCCAAGCGGAAGAAGAAGGCTGCAGCCAGTAAAATGTCTGCAGTTTATTCGCCGCAGCCACCGCAGCAGACTGCGCCCCCGGGCGTTGTACTGCAGCCGCCGCAGCCACCAACGCCAACGTCgatgcagcagcaacaacaacagcaacagccacCGGGTGTTGGCTCCGGTGTGGGAGTTGGAGGCGTTGTCATGGGCGGACCGACAGGTGTACCTATGGGCTCCGGAGGCCCAATGCAACGAGGACCTTCCATGGTTGGAAGTAGTGGCGTACCCGTTGGGCCGCCTTCCTCTGTCGGAGGTGGTGGCATGATGGGCGGGGTTGCACCTCCGCCATCCTCTCAACGTGGCGGCATGCCGCAATCACCAAGTCCagcacaaattcaaaaaatacttGATGATAATTGTGGTCTCATACAAACAATTCAAGACTTTCAAACTATGGGCAAAGCGCAAGAGTGTATGACATATCATATGGCACTACATAGGAATCTTGTCTACTTGGCCCAGTTGGCAGATCCGACAATGAATATCGGCCTAATATTGCCGGTGAGTTTTACTAAGATGACTTCATTTCGtctatattttaatatgaaagtaATTGTGAGAATTATTTAGCATCCACATGTACTTCAGCAACAGGCAGCTCAACAGCAAGGTCCACATGGTATGATGGGCGGGCCACAGCCACCTCAACAGGGCGGACCACCGACTGGCGGAAGCCAACCACAAATCGGGGGAATGCCACCGATGTCACATGCAGATGGAAATGTTCAATCCCCATCGGGAGCTCAAATGCCCTATGGTGGTCAACCTCCACAGCCGCATCCTGGTATGCCGCCAAGCTCTCAACAACCTCAACAGGGTCCTCCACAACAGGGAATAAACTCCCAGCAATCTGGGCAACCGCAACAACAGCCACAAGCCGGATCGTATAGAGGTAGTTCTACACCCCAATCAGCCAATCAACAACCTCCACCCGTGTCGGGTGCTGGAACAAGTACGTGCAAAGTgcttacaataataatattaattcatgaaagcaaatatttttttcagatcAACAACGTTTAAGTGTGCAAGCTGGGCAACAGCCAGGTCAGGggccacaacaacagcagccgCCTACAcctcaacagcagcaacaaggtCCACCACCACAAACACAATATCGTGGCGgttatcaacaacaacaacacagccATTATTCTGGATATCCTCCACAAAGTCAACCATCATACCAACCGCAAAGCGGCTATCCCTACGGACCCCCGACTCAAGGCTATGGACCTCCTCCACCAAATACCCAGGCTGGTTATCACCATGCCGGCATGCCTCCGACGTCATCTGGTGGTGCTGGTCCGCCAAGCCAACACGGCTATGGTACTGCAGGTGGTCAACAAGGTCCTCCAGGTGCGTATCCACCTCCTCCGCCAAATCAACAAGTTCCGCCAGGTCAGCAACCGCCGCCTTCACAGTTGTATGGTCCGCCCACTAGTGGGCAgggaccaccaccaccaccaaacCAGTACGGCCCGCCACAAGGGGGTAGCAACGCTCCTCCTCCAATGGCTTACGGTGGATACGGTGCTCCTCCACCTAGTGGTTATGGTCAAACGACGAATTCTTTACCGGGAGGTTACGGCCCGCCTCCACAAAGCCCAGCGCAATCACCCTACCCTCCGCAGTCACCCTATCAGCAGAGCGGAGCACCATCAGGCTATCCAGGACAGTCGCCACAGCAGCCACAAACATCCCAGGGAACGACTGCTGGTTATAGTACATCGCCGAGCCCTGGTCAGACACCACCACCAACATCAAATCAACAAGCACAAAATGCGACCAATCCAAATGGACCAAATGCTCCGCCCGTAAGCGTGCAATCCACATCTCCTTCTACATCGTCTGGAAATATTGGTGTCAATAGTGGTCCACCAAACCAACAAACACCACCcactcagcagcagcagcaacaacaacaacaacagcaacagcaatacgGTACTCAGCAGCCACCAGTTTCAAGCGGACCACCACAGCCACATGGATCTACaccacagcagcaacaacaacaacctgtaTATTCATCCGGAGGAACCCCTTCTGGTGGTCCATCGCCATACGGAGCTCCatcacagcaacagcaacaacagccgcCTGGACCAAGTGGACCTCCTACGGGACCACCAAATACAACTGCACCTCCAAATGGTACGCCACCAATGCCCAACCAACAATATCAACCGCCGCCAACAGCACAACCCTACGGTGCACCTCCACCACAAGCCTATGGACCCCCACCACCTGGTGGAGGTTATCCTGGTCATGGCTACCATCAGCCGCAAGGCGGATATGGAGCTATGCCACAAGGGCAATATCCACCGTCGCAAGCTTACCAAGGATATCGGCCAACGGGTGGCCAAATGCCACCTCCGGGCGCTCCACAAGGGCCGCCAACAAACGCGTATTCATACTACAGTAATCAGCCACCACAATAAGTGAATGTCGccgttgttgtaacagcataaacatttcccgtaAATGTTGGGGGAATGCagctggagtgacagttcttaataaagatataaatccgggtcggtTCGGCAACGTAGGACTGACTGTCGTGGCCACGAATAAgtgaatataatataaagtgGTTGCTATAAAAGATAGAGTGCGAGAACGGgatgattatgttcttgaaaaattcataaacataTAAACATAGGTAAATAAGCGAATGGTACCAATACCACTTGGCAATACTAACAAGTTTAATTAGGATCAGAAAGTTAGAATGGATAACATGACTTCAATATACGCAACACCAAGAGTTACTGCTGAAAAGGAAAGgatcaaaattatgaaattaatagTGTAGacgtgcaaaattaaaatatttcattcaagATCCTTGCCCAAATCATTCACAAACTTCAGAAATGTAACTGAATGAATTGTAATGATGGTTTTTAAGAATTTACTTCCTTTTAATGTTTGACCATTTTTTAACggttaaatcaaaaataactcGAATTCAATGCAGTACTGAATCCCAATATTCACGTGATCAGTGTCGTgaccaaatatttgttttttttttagtaatcaaTAAATATGTCCACTGGGAATTAGAGGTGCAAAACTTCCAGATTATTCTTTGCCCGTTTCGAATGACACTGAGGATTTTAATTCCTTAAAAAACGGATGATTGAATtgtgaattttaaattgaaattatgcGAAGCCCTTAGCTCTTTGTATTTTGCTTGGATTATGACAAAGTGaaagaaattattgaataaaagttcGAAAACAAAGTAGTAAAGGAAAACTGTATTAACGCTTGTCGGATACCAAAATTATAGAGCCGCGTGCACCTAACTTAAAGATCTAatattgaagttcaaaaataaaaaaaatgttaattttattagtagaaaatgagaaatttaataaatctaGTATTATTGAATAAGTCTCCAGAGAGACTAATTACGACCAAATTATAACTTGGCGCCCGATTTCGTTTGCTATAAaaggttaaaaattaaaatttgcatttgtttAACGCCACCCATGTGGATAATTCATAAactcggaaaaaaattataaaaaaaaatcaaattaagtgtaatattttcacGACGAGagtaattcaaaatacaaataaaactatGTAATAACGTTTTAGTGGAACGTTtcttaatcaaataaaatataaatatgaattcaaatttaaatatcgaTTACAGAAAATAATGTAGACGGAATGATGTGATGAGCACTactatacaatatataattattGAAACGTAATTAATTATGCAACTTTAGGCTTAATCATATCTGATATTGTAGTTTACGTTCGAATGACAAGCCGTcgggcaaataattttttttaatcacgtTTAATATCGCTACTATCCTAATAAAACTGTTTGTGTGTATACGCCACATTTATACAAACCCACATTGAGTTTCTTgtgtataattttgtttttactcatttatagattttctaaaaaaaaaaatctcattcctcaaccccaaaaacttaacctttccatccttactctactctgctaaaataaagaaaaagacacagttacacactatgctcccgagaggagtgaacaaggaaaaaaaataagttttcctCATTCGAACTGTACCAACGCTAAAAATGGAGAAATTTAACAAATAGAGAAATTCGTCACTAAAACATCTAGTGAATATAtctcttatttatttgtttaattcagTTGATCTACagactaaaaattttgatgtttgcatatctgtttaaaaaaaagcgtGACCGgctaaattcaaaattaaagttccattacaaaaaaaattacatgctGCTGCATAGGCGTATCCTTTTCGCAATACGCGTTGtgatattgattagttttgtgagaaatttagaaagccgaataaaatttatcaaaaagcaACACTGCCAGCAGCTGCAAAGATATTTGAATTAACTAgccaaccttggattttacaGGCAGACAACGAACACAAACATCGAAGGTGAAGATGTATAGAGTGGAAAGAGCATATGAGATAATGAAATGTTGAATTGGCTTTCACCTGATACCAAGTATcatttttgttcgtcgagagtgggttgttgttgtcgtagcaTATACGGGgcaaatgctgctggagtgacagtccttggccggatataaatccgtgtcgttccggtaacgtggaACCGACCTGTCGAGAGTGGGTAGTAGGGATTAGTTAGAACTAGGTTATAGGTGAGGTTAGatgagatttgtggggggttggacaataaaaaatgaataattggcgcgtacacttctgttaggtgtttggccgagctcctcctcctatttgtggtgtgcgtcttgatgttgttcaacaaatggagggaccgactccgaacggcagatatttttatgaggagctttttcatggcagaaatacactcggaggtttgccgttgtctgccgaggggcgaccgctattagaaaaatgtttttattaattttgctttcaccgagatttgaaccaacgacctctctgtgaattccgaatggtaatcacgcaacaacccattcggctacgggttAGGTTGCTTTTAGGttactcttccacaaatctcttggattcattgatgaatcttaagagatccggaagaggaagagtgtgaactttatccatactcagtatatcgcaacccaatatacTTACCtaccaatatcctaagtctgattctggaaaatgtaggacagctacagagaaaatgctctgcagtgtcgtcattctcaagacaggataggcacatcgggctgtctacgacccccatggtagccatatgctgaccacagatgttgtacctgtgattacacccaccagtactctcaggtcctttctgcttaaGTGAGGTATTGTGATGATTAAGTGCAAAActctaattattatattatatctacTGTCCTCTACTCAAGGATACTAAGGACTAATGTAACGTGAGTAGACTAATATTGAATAAACGCTGCAGGTAATATagtctttgttgttgttcttgaagtggaatttccactgaaataatcctaattagtgaccagcaccgttttactaccaccgttCTCGTATAATAATACTAACGGTGCTGTCCTGTCCTACGGCTGCGAGTACTGACCATTGACAAGCAAAGACGAAAGTAGTTTAAGAGTTTTCGAACGAAAAGTAGTCCGAAGGATGTTTGGCCCCATACGCTGCAACGATGGGGAGAAGACGTCGTGAAATACATTAAATCCCAAAGGCTTCGATGGTTAGGGCACACTGTGCGCATTGAAGACAGCCGCCCCCAAAGATCTTTTTTATCAACGAATTGTCTAATGACCCGAGCCCGAGAACGTCCAAGGTTAACCTGGCTTGACCAAGCCATAGCCGACCTGAAAAATCTACGAGTTAGGAACTGGAGATCTGTTGCTTTGAACCGTGCAGAAGAGGATGGtggatgaagctaaagctcaccctgagctgtaatcgctacatgatgatgatgatgtcctcgtataatgattttgttttttttgttgttcttagtCAAATCCAtatagtgaggtccaagtatagcagcaaattctttatctcgatgtctgaggtctcattaatttgctgcaagaaaggcttagcaaaggagcggagtcgtgacctagctagccctggacattcacataagtagtagAAAAGTCTTTCCTTCGCTCCTTCCGctgatgaaaattttaattttaatcaaagaTTCAACTCAAATTTTTAACCTCGTATTTTCGCAATCAAATAACTAACTTCCCTTAGAGTATGAGTAATAATGCTTGCGAAGGGATTTCTAGTGAAagacaacatacatacatagtttttttcGATATTGAGACTCAGATAATATTGCCACACCAAGTTCAAGTCCTGTTGTAGTATTTGAGAGTTTGAAAGATCTTCCACAAGGCAAAAAAACAGTTTTGCATCATCAGCAAAAGCGAGACATCTTAACCAAGTAAAGGGTGACAGTACGAGCAAGAATAGAAGCGCGGCGATTTGAGTGTCTTGCGTTATACGCGTTGCCGCATCTAGAAAAATGTTGCATCTTATGGAATTAAACCTGACTACTTACTTTgtgcggccgctgtagccgcaacggttggtgtgtgactaccatttgggagtgcgtaacagaagtgtacgcaccaactatttatttatttaatttaatttattttttgagtccAAAATTCTTGAAGAATTTAAGTAATGAGCCTGAAACACCAAAGTCCAACTTTATCAAAAGCTTTTGAAGTGTCCGTATAAATGACATCAAGATGGGCATGTTCCGCCGAATTAGTTCGTGGTTCACGCCGAATAAGTTGGTTTCATATGACTAGATCCGCGGTATGCTCTGAGAAAGACCCATAGTcgtcatatgaaaaaaaaaaaattagtacgaAAAATCGCATGTTTCTGGTGTTGTATGTATAAGTCCCATCAGTAAGTAATCCCATCATCGTTGATGCATataaacttattattattattaattattatttgtattgattaaaacaaaagcttttggaatatttatgcatacaaatttattcttttatagACATAAAAATCTTCTTCGAgttattcaaatttttggtGTATAATTTGCGCATCTGCGTGCTGAAATAACATCTCATCCTGTGATTGTGGCTGTGTAGTGTTGTTGTCCGCTTCATTTCGCTTCCACTTGAACAACTTTCGCATTACTTTGCCGATCAGTGACTGTGGAGGCGCGTCTTTGTGCTCTACAACGATACGTTTGGTAGCCACGCTATGAATTGGACCAAATGCTAAAGCAACCACCGTACAAGCCAGACAAATGACGTTGTATGGCATACTGAAGTCAGGAGTTGGCAGCGATAATATAAGCGATTCAGTGCGAATTTCTAAGAAATATGACGGGCGTGATGCATTGAATGAATCAGCAAAAAGATGTTTATCTACGGGAATAGCAGTGAAATTGCGACCTACTGGTAGCTGAGTGGCGATTATTGCGGATCCTAGGTAGTGACCATGATTTGCATCAGGCGGGTATTCGagccatttcaaaaaaatataatcaaaatcaAAAGATACTTGCACCGTGCTTAGTGCGGGTATCTCGAAGACCAGTTCCAAATGATAGGGCCGTATTCGCTGTACGCCTGGTATATAGTGCATGGCTCGTGGTTTTATTCTGTATTCTTGCCCGTTTTCTGGCTGTACAATAAGCTTC from Anastrepha obliqua isolate idAnaObli1 chromosome 2, idAnaObli1_1.0, whole genome shotgun sequence harbors:
- the LOC129237680 gene encoding basic salivary proline-rich protein 2 isoform X2 — translated: MSAVYSPQPPQQTAPPGVVLQPPQPPTPTSMQQQQQQQQPPGVGSGVGVGGVVMGGPTGVPMGSGGPMQRGPSMVGSSGVPVGPPSSVGGGGMMGGVAPPPSSQRGGMPQSPSPAQIQKILDDNCGLIQTIQDFQTMGKAQECMTYHMALHRNLVYLAQLADPTMNIGLILPQQAAQQQGPHGMMGGPQPPQQGGPPTGGSQPQIGGMPPMSHADGNVQSPSGAQMPYGGQPPQPHPGMPPSSQQPQQGPPQQGINSQQSGQPQQQPQAGSYRGSSTPQSANQQPPPVSGAGTNQQRLSVQAGQQPGQGPQQQQPPTPQQQQQGPPPQTQYRGGYQQQQHSHYSGYPPQSQPSYQPQSGYPYGPPTQGYGPPPPNTQAGYHHAGMPPTSSGGAGPPSQHGYGTAGGQQGPPGAYPPPPPNQQVPPGQQPPPSQLYGPPTSGQGPPPPPNQYGPPQGGSNAPPPMAYGGYGAPPPSGYGQTTNSLPGGYGPPPQSPAQSPYPPQSPYQQSGAPSGYPGQSPQQPQTSQGTTAGYSTSPSPGQTPPPTSNQQAQNATNPNGPNAPPVSVQSTSPSTSSGNIGVNSGPPNQQTPPTQQQQQQQQQQQQQYGTQQPPVSSGPPQPHGSTPQQQQQQPVYSSGGTPSGGPSPYGAPSQQQQQQPPGPSGPPTGPPNTTAPPNGTPPMPNQQYQPPPTAQPYGAPPPQAYGPPPPGGGYPGHGYHQPQGGYGAMPQGQYPPSQAYQGYRPTGGQMPPPGAPQGPPTNAYSYYSNQPPQ
- the LOC129237680 gene encoding trithorax group protein osa isoform X1; its protein translation is MSAVYSPQPPQQTAPPGVVLQPPQPPTPTSMQQQQQQQQPPGVGSGVGVGGVVMGGPTGVPMGSGGPMQRGPSMVGSSGVPVGPPSSVGGGGMMGGVAPPPSSQRGGMPQSPSPAQIQKILDDNCGLIQTIQDFQTMGKAQECMTYHMALHRNLVYLAQLADPTMNIGLILPHPHVLQQQAAQQQGPHGMMGGPQPPQQGGPPTGGSQPQIGGMPPMSHADGNVQSPSGAQMPYGGQPPQPHPGMPPSSQQPQQGPPQQGINSQQSGQPQQQPQAGSYRGSSTPQSANQQPPPVSGAGTNQQRLSVQAGQQPGQGPQQQQPPTPQQQQQGPPPQTQYRGGYQQQQHSHYSGYPPQSQPSYQPQSGYPYGPPTQGYGPPPPNTQAGYHHAGMPPTSSGGAGPPSQHGYGTAGGQQGPPGAYPPPPPNQQVPPGQQPPPSQLYGPPTSGQGPPPPPNQYGPPQGGSNAPPPMAYGGYGAPPPSGYGQTTNSLPGGYGPPPQSPAQSPYPPQSPYQQSGAPSGYPGQSPQQPQTSQGTTAGYSTSPSPGQTPPPTSNQQAQNATNPNGPNAPPVSVQSTSPSTSSGNIGVNSGPPNQQTPPTQQQQQQQQQQQQQYGTQQPPVSSGPPQPHGSTPQQQQQQPVYSSGGTPSGGPSPYGAPSQQQQQQPPGPSGPPTGPPNTTAPPNGTPPMPNQQYQPPPTAQPYGAPPPQAYGPPPPGGGYPGHGYHQPQGGYGAMPQGQYPPSQAYQGYRPTGGQMPPPGAPQGPPTNAYSYYSNQPPQ